From one Suicoccus acidiformans genomic stretch:
- a CDS encoding MetQ/NlpA family ABC transporter substrate-binding protein: MKKLITLLTTFLITFLSWTPLAYAADQPFTGEIVSVGVVGDLGKEIWDYVAEKAAQEESIQIKVELLTDYNQPNEAVNNGSLDLNAFQHVAFLDDWNASNKATLTNIGYTFVTEMGIFSDSLVGLEELEDGASVAIPNDPTNGGRALLALELAGLIEVADEAGILATVDDITANPKHLDFIEIDAHQVALSLPDVDLGVLGTGLATDAGLAIDDALFVDTEDLSKLDQAYRNVIVSREEDAENPLFLKVVELFQQEDVAKVINQASNGGAIPAWKE, from the coding sequence ATGAAGAAACTTATCACCCTACTCACCACTTTTCTCATCACGTTCCTTAGCTGGACACCCCTGGCTTACGCCGCCGACCAACCATTTACCGGTGAAATTGTTAGCGTAGGCGTCGTGGGCGACTTAGGGAAGGAGATATGGGATTATGTGGCGGAAAAGGCCGCACAAGAAGAGAGTATCCAAATCAAGGTAGAGTTGCTGACAGACTATAATCAACCAAATGAAGCGGTGAATAATGGTTCTTTAGATTTAAATGCTTTTCAGCATGTTGCCTTTCTCGATGATTGGAATGCAAGTAATAAGGCTACATTAACGAATATTGGCTATACCTTCGTAACCGAGATGGGCATCTTCTCCGACTCCTTAGTGGGCTTGGAAGAGCTAGAAGATGGAGCAAGTGTTGCGATTCCTAATGATCCTACTAATGGCGGACGGGCTTTACTAGCTTTGGAATTAGCTGGTTTGATTGAAGTAGCTGATGAAGCAGGGATTCTTGCTACAGTAGATGACATTACGGCAAACCCCAAGCATTTAGATTTTATTGAAATCGACGCCCACCAGGTGGCGCTTTCCTTGCCAGATGTGGATCTAGGTGTCCTTGGCACTGGCCTTGCAACTGATGCCGGTCTTGCCATTGATGATGCCCTTTTCGTCGATACGGAGGACTTGAGCAAATTAGATCAGGCCTACCGCAACGTTATCGTAAGCCGTGAAGAGGATGCCGAAAACCCTTTATTCTTAAAAGTCGTGGAGCTCTTCCAACAAGAAGACGTCGCAAAAGTCATCAACCAAGCGAGTAACGGTGGCGCCATCCCTGCCTGGAAAGAATAA
- a CDS encoding PTS sugar transporter subunit IIA codes for MLKYFYENNLINFVPTQPDNWEDAVRQSCSVLIDKGYITEEYAGEIVNNVKEHGPYIVIADQIAMPHASTDSPGVLGTGVSFTKFPSEVTFVDQETNEEKPATLFFTLAAKNPDEHLENITNLMELLMDEEVVEKLIEIDSIAEYEELMKSE; via the coding sequence ATGCTAAAGTATTTCTACGAGAACAACCTAATTAACTTTGTGCCCACTCAACCAGATAATTGGGAGGATGCAGTGCGACAAAGTTGTAGTGTTCTTATTGATAAAGGTTATATTACTGAAGAGTATGCGGGAGAGATTGTAAATAATGTTAAAGAACATGGCCCTTATATTGTTATTGCTGATCAAATTGCAATGCCTCATGCTTCAACGGATAGTCCAGGTGTTCTTGGTACAGGAGTCAGCTTCACTAAGTTTCCAAGCGAAGTGACATTCGTAGACCAAGAAACAAATGAGGAGAAGCCTGCTACCTTATTCTTTACACTTGCCGCCAAGAATCCTGATGAACACTTAGAAAACATTACCAATCTCATGGAATTATTAATGGATGAAGAAGTTGTAGAGAAATTAATCGAAATCGACTCGATTGCAGAGTACGAGGAGTTAATGAAGTCAGAATAA
- a CDS encoding PTS ascorbate transporter subunit IIC — MGILLSIWQFFVDNILTKPHFLIGLIVFIGYALLKKPWYEALAGFIKATVGYLILTVGSGGLTSNFRPIIVGLRERFNLSAMVIDPYFGQNAVQAAMEQAGKSFGDVMVLLLIAYVVNILLVRFSKYTKMRAVFTTGNVQIQQSATAFWLLFFCFPEMGRWEILIVMSILLGLYWAVGSNLTVDITQELSEGAGFAIAHQQMFATFANAKIAEKLRQRDERKGKQASRRLEDIELPGWLSMFNENMVATGILMTLFFGIILLLLGKPYLVEAEFMAATDNFFFYILETSLYFAVYLAILQLGVRTFVGELTESFNGISQTFLPNSVPGIDVAATFGFGGQNAVTIGFISGALGQFLAILLLILFDSPTIVVAGFIPLFFDNAVIGVFANNRGGAKYTFILPFINGIVQVVGSALIATWVGLAQYGGYLGMADWATVWPVFTVIMKFLGIIGIVVVALILIAIPQIQYRRNPEGYFLIVEDYDAYEEQFLTPNDEL; from the coding sequence GTGGGTATACTATTATCAATTTGGCAGTTTTTTGTTGATAATATCCTGACCAAACCACACTTTCTAATTGGTTTGATTGTATTTATAGGTTACGCTTTACTGAAGAAACCTTGGTACGAAGCGTTGGCAGGATTTATTAAAGCAACTGTCGGCTATCTTATCTTAACAGTTGGTTCAGGCGGTTTGACGAGCAACTTTAGGCCTATTATTGTTGGCCTGAGGGAAAGATTTAACTTATCTGCGATGGTTATTGACCCGTATTTCGGACAGAATGCTGTCCAAGCAGCGATGGAGCAGGCAGGAAAATCATTCGGAGATGTTATGGTTCTTTTGTTGATTGCCTACGTTGTTAATATTCTATTGGTTCGTTTTAGTAAATATACGAAGATGCGTGCGGTATTTACCACAGGTAATGTTCAAATTCAACAATCAGCAACAGCATTCTGGTTGCTATTCTTCTGTTTCCCTGAAATGGGACGCTGGGAAATACTGATTGTAATGTCGATACTACTAGGCTTGTATTGGGCTGTTGGATCTAACCTAACAGTTGATATTACACAAGAATTATCTGAAGGTGCAGGGTTTGCGATTGCTCACCAACAAATGTTTGCGACTTTTGCAAATGCTAAAATCGCTGAGAAATTACGTCAACGAGATGAGCGTAAGGGTAAACAAGCGAGTCGTCGTTTAGAAGATATAGAGTTACCAGGTTGGTTATCTATGTTTAACGAGAATATGGTAGCTACAGGCATCTTAATGACTCTATTCTTTGGAATCATCTTGCTACTTCTAGGCAAACCATATCTAGTAGAGGCGGAATTTATGGCAGCGACAGATAATTTCTTTTTCTATATTCTAGAAACATCTTTATATTTCGCTGTATATTTAGCCATTCTACAATTGGGCGTACGGACTTTCGTTGGAGAGTTGACAGAATCATTTAACGGTATTTCTCAAACCTTCTTGCCGAACTCTGTTCCAGGTATTGATGTGGCAGCGACCTTTGGTTTCGGAGGCCAGAATGCGGTAACAATTGGATTCATTTCAGGAGCTCTAGGTCAATTTCTAGCGATTCTATTGTTGATTTTATTTGATTCCCCGACGATTGTTGTTGCAGGATTTATCCCGCTTTTCTTTGATAACGCTGTTATCGGCGTCTTTGCTAACAACCGAGGTGGGGCGAAGTACACCTTTATTCTTCCGTTCATTAACGGAATTGTCCAAGTAGTAGGGTCTGCATTAATTGCCACATGGGTAGGTCTTGCTCAGTATGGTGGATACTTAGGTATGGCTGATTGGGCAACAGTGTGGCCTGTTTTCACAGTAATTATGAAGTTCTTAGGTATTATTGGTATTGTAGTTGTAGCATTAATTCTTATTGCTATCCCACAAATCCAATATAGAAGAAATCCAGAGGGTTATTTCCTTATTGTAGAAGACTACGATGCATACGAAGAGCAGTTTCTAACGCCGAACGATGAGCTTTAA
- a CDS encoding PTS sugar transporter subunit IIB has translation MRVLVSCANGSGTSLMMMKSAEKAIKKLNIPITNIHHTSISEGKSTAKNYDVVLTPVNFVNMFDSAKDKGVTVLGIKNVMSAKEIEEAIAGTDLVDRFGK, from the coding sequence ATGAGAGTATTAGTATCATGTGCAAATGGATCAGGAACTAGTTTGATGATGATGAAGAGTGCGGAGAAAGCGATTAAGAAGTTAAATATCCCAATTACCAATATTCACCATACTTCAATTTCTGAAGGTAAATCAACAGCGAAAAATTATGATGTAGTGCTAACGCCAGTGAATTTCGTGAATATGTTTGATTCAGCCAAAGATAAAGGGGTAACGGTGCTCGGTATCAAGAATGTTATGTCTGCTAAGGAAATTGAGGAAGCGATTGCTGGAACAGATTTAGTTGACCGGTTCGGAAAATAG
- a CDS encoding DeoR/GlpR family DNA-binding transcription regulator, whose protein sequence is MRQSNKLIAARRNKICDTLANSQGNTLSVNDLAKLFNVSSMTIRRDLSILEEMGRVQRSHGSATLVKEPFFEGYTDNQNIESIKCNLAKIAARYIKDGDIVFINSSSTALLALDYVDNRDVHFITNNLNVHKFDISDSNTLTITGGELRRPKDTLVGNYALGMISEVYADLAIIGTSGISSEGGITTENINEGKINAQMILNAKFSIAVADYRKVDHISSIKVTPIHNLDLLITDTYADEKALEKIELSGVSVIQV, encoded by the coding sequence ATGAGACAATCGAACAAACTAATTGCCGCACGTAGAAATAAAATTTGCGATACCTTAGCTAATAGCCAAGGTAATACATTATCTGTGAATGATTTAGCCAAATTATTCAATGTTTCCAGTATGACAATTCGCAGAGACCTCTCCATTCTTGAAGAAATGGGAAGAGTGCAAAGATCACACGGATCTGCAACACTCGTCAAAGAGCCGTTCTTTGAAGGATACACAGATAATCAGAATATTGAATCCATCAAGTGCAATCTTGCGAAAATTGCTGCAAGATACATCAAAGATGGAGATATCGTCTTTATTAATTCAAGTTCAACCGCTCTATTAGCACTTGATTATGTTGATAATCGAGATGTTCATTTCATTACTAATAACTTAAATGTTCATAAATTTGATATTAGTGACAGCAATACATTAACCATTACAGGCGGTGAATTACGGCGTCCTAAAGATACACTTGTGGGTAATTATGCTCTAGGCATGATAAGTGAAGTTTACGCAGATTTAGCAATTATTGGCACCTCAGGTATAAGTAGCGAAGGTGGCATTACGACCGAAAATATAAACGAAGGTAAGATAAATGCTCAAATGATTCTGAATGCTAAATTCAGTATAGCCGTGGCAGATTACCGAAAAGTTGACCACATTAGTAGCATTAAAGTAACACCTATTCACAATCTTGATTTACTCATCACGGATACTTATGCAGATGAGAAAGCTCTAGAAAAAATTGAGCTCTCCGGAGTATCCGTGATCCAAGTATAA
- the ulaG gene encoding L-ascorbate 6-phosphate lactonase has translation MKHIEEVTKQAWLEATFPEWGTYLNEEIANTEVPEGSFSMWWLGCCGIWLKTHEGTNIVMDMWNGTGKRTRGDGQMKKGHQMMRMAGVRNLQPNRRNEPFVIDPFEIKDVDALVVSHIHSDHLDIVTAAAVANNCPDAKFIGPAKVVEKWIEWGVPEERTVTVVPGDRVTVGAVEVVALEAFDNTALITVEDPEYSIREKGLPFTMDEVAVNILFETSGGNLYHGADSHYSVMFAKHGKEHDIDVALANFGENPVGIHDKLTSADVLRMAEALRTKVIIPVHHDIWTNFYADPEEIVKLWEFKKDRLQYNFQPFVWQVGGEYQYPRDTNRIHFMFDRGFHDHFEHEQDLPYDSFL, from the coding sequence ATGAAGCATATTGAAGAAGTTACAAAGCAAGCATGGCTTGAAGCAACTTTCCCAGAATGGGGAACATATTTGAATGAAGAAATTGCGAACACAGAAGTTCCAGAAGGCTCATTCTCAATGTGGTGGCTTGGATGTTGTGGTATTTGGTTGAAAACTCATGAAGGTACGAACATTGTTATGGATATGTGGAATGGAACAGGTAAGCGTACCCGTGGCGACGGACAGATGAAGAAAGGTCATCAAATGATGAGGATGGCAGGAGTGCGCAATCTGCAACCTAACCGTAGAAATGAACCATTTGTGATAGATCCGTTTGAAATAAAAGATGTAGATGCATTAGTTGTCTCACATATTCACTCCGATCATTTAGATATTGTTACAGCAGCGGCTGTAGCTAATAACTGTCCAGATGCTAAATTTATTGGTCCAGCTAAAGTTGTGGAGAAGTGGATCGAGTGGGGCGTGCCTGAAGAGAGAACAGTCACGGTTGTTCCGGGAGATCGAGTAACCGTTGGGGCAGTTGAAGTGGTTGCATTGGAAGCTTTTGATAACACAGCTTTAATAACCGTTGAAGATCCAGAATATAGTATTAGAGAGAAAGGCCTCCCGTTCACTATGGATGAAGTGGCTGTTAATATTCTATTTGAAACTTCAGGTGGAAATCTTTATCATGGAGCCGATTCACATTATTCAGTAATGTTTGCTAAACATGGTAAGGAACATGATATTGATGTAGCTTTAGCAAACTTTGGAGAAAATCCAGTTGGTATACATGATAAATTAACATCTGCAGATGTATTGCGTATGGCAGAAGCGTTAAGAACCAAAGTGATTATTCCGGTGCATCATGACATCTGGACAAACTTCTATGCCGATCCTGAGGAAATAGTTAAATTATGGGAGTTTAAGAAAGACCGTTTACAATATAATTTCCAGCCATTCGTTTGGCAAGTCGGGGGAGAATACCAATATCCGCGTGACACAAATAGAATCCATTTTATGTTTGACCGAGGATTCCATGATCACTTCGAACATGAACAAGATTTACCGTATGATTCATTCCTATAA
- a CDS encoding 3-keto-L-gulonate-6-phosphate decarboxylase UlaD, translating to MAIPNLQVALDHSNTAEAVAAAVSVGNEIDIVEAGTVLMLEVGSEVVQILRKLFPDKPIVADTKCADAGTTIARNCKNQGADIMTCICAAEVATMTSAAKEIDHIQVELYGDWTYEQAQEWLDNGIEQVVYHQSRDALLAGVTWGEKDLEKVQKLIDMGFKVSVTGGLNLETIELFKGVDVYTFIAGRAITEAENPAAAAKELKDKIKELWA from the coding sequence ATGGCAATTCCAAATTTACAAGTAGCACTTGACCACTCCAATACGGCAGAAGCAGTAGCAGCAGCGGTTTCAGTTGGAAATGAAATTGATATTGTTGAAGCAGGGACAGTCTTAATGTTAGAAGTGGGAAGTGAAGTTGTTCAAATTCTAAGAAAACTATTCCCAGACAAACCAATCGTTGCTGATACCAAATGTGCAGATGCAGGAACAACCATTGCTCGAAATTGTAAGAACCAAGGGGCAGATATTATGACGTGTATCTGTGCAGCAGAAGTTGCAACGATGACTTCAGCAGCAAAAGAAATTGATCATATTCAAGTAGAGTTATATGGTGACTGGACTTATGAACAGGCCCAAGAATGGTTAGATAACGGCATCGAACAAGTGGTGTACCACCAAAGCCGTGATGCTTTGTTAGCAGGAGTTACTTGGGGTGAGAAAGATTTAGAGAAAGTCCAAAAATTAATTGACATGGGCTTTAAGGTTTCTGTAACCGGTGGACTTAATCTTGAGACAATCGAGTTATTTAAGGGAGTAGACGTTTATACGTTTATTGCAGGTCGTGCGATTACAGAAGCTGAAAATCCAGCAGCGGCAGCCAAAGAGCTTAAAGATAAGATAAAAGAACTTTGGGCATAA